In Flavobacterium luteolum, the DNA window ATAAATCACTTAGCCGTGCAAGTTTTATCTCTTTTCAATTTAGGGAACTGGTTCAGAAAAACCATATTCAACATAAAAACATCGATTATTACTCCAATCTATTAAAAATATCAGATAATTATTTGAACAAATGCGTTAAAGAAACTACTGGAAAGGCACCAAAACAATGGATAAACGAAATTACGATTCAACACAGCCAAATTCTTTTGCAAGATAATTCTAAAGAAATAGCAGAAATAGCATTTGAGCTGCATTTTCAATCGCCTTCTTATTTTTCACGTATGTTTAAAAAAGTGACAGGAGAGTCTCCTTCTGATTATCGAACACAGTTTTTAAAACATTAAAATTTAAAACTCATTCATAAAAAAAGAAAACGCTTAAACAGGATGTTTAAAAATCCTGTTATAAGCGTTTTTTGTCTAAAAAAGACTCTACTTAAAAAATATAAATTTTAGCTCATAAATTAAGCTGGTGTACCTTCACTGTTAGAAACAACAGCATCAATTTGAACTAAAGCATCCACAGGAATTGCCGAAACTCCAATTACTGTTCTTGCAGGCAAATCTCCGCTGAAAAATGAAGTATAGATTTCATTTACATCTGTAATATCTGCAACATTTCTAAGCTGAATATTTACCTTAACAATGTCATCCATTTTATGGTCGATACTTTCTACAATTGCTTTGATATTATTTAAACATTGTGCAGCCTGTTCTTTAATTCCGCTTCCAACTATTTGATTGTTTTCTGGAACCAAAGGCAATTGACCTGCAATATGATTGTAATGTGAATAAGCAACTGTGTGCGAATACGGAACTTTTGGTGCGTTTTCTGTGTTATTTGCTTCAATCACTAAAAAACGTGCATCTTCTGGAAGTTGTGGAGGGGTTCCGTCACCATGTGATACAGCAGTATCAATTTGAATCAAAGCCCCAAGTGGTAAAGCACAAGCACTAACAATTGTTCTAGCTGGAACATAGCTTGGGAAGAATTTTGCTAAAACTTCGTTTACAACTTCAGCATCTGAAATGTCTTTAAGAAAAACGGTAGTTTTAACTACATCATTCATAACGTGTCCAATGCTTTCTAAAATAGCTTTAATATTTTCTAAACATTGTTCAGTCTGTTCTTTTACGCCACCTGCAACAATTTTACCAGATTGTGGATCGATAGGCAATTGAGCTGAAATATTACTATAGTGAGAAAACGCTACGTTATGTGCGTGTATGCTCTTTGGTGCATTTTCTGTATTTCTGGTTACTTTAACAAGATCTAAAGCTTTTTGCGGAGTTGTTCCCTCACCGTTTGAAATAAGAGTATCTATCTGAATTAAAGCGCCATCTAATGGCAGAGCTTCTACGGCAACTGTTGTGCGAGTTGGAAGATTGCTTTTGAAGAATGTTTTGTACACTTCATCTACTGCTTCTATATCAGAAATACTCTTTAAGAAAACAGTTAGTTTTACTGTATCATCCATAACATGACCAATGCTTTCTACAATTGCTTGGATATTTGTCAAACATTGTTTTGCCTGCTCTTTAATATCGCCACTAACAATTTCTCCCGTTTTAGGATCAATAGGCAATTGCGCCGAAAAATTGTTGTAATGAGAAAACGCTACTGTCTGCGTTGAAAATGGGCTTTTTGGCGCATTTTCTGTGTTTCTCGAGTTCTTTTTAATTTCGCTCATAAATTTGTTTGTTTTTGTGTTTTAGTTATTACTTTTTATGTACTTCTTATTATTAGCTTATCATGCCCCAAAAGGATTCTTCCAAATTATATCTAAAGCCAAATAATTCACATCTGAAATATCAGATCCTTTACCAATGAGGTTATACATATAGCCTACATCGAAAATAAATGGAATTTCATGTGGTGTAAGTGAGTAGTAAAGTGTGAACCTGCTTTCTTTATAATCAAATTTTGACCATTCTTTCTCGGG includes these proteins:
- a CDS encoding RidA family protein, with product MSEIKKNSRNTENAPKSPFSTQTVAFSHYNNFSAQLPIDPKTGEIVSGDIKEQAKQCLTNIQAIVESIGHVMDDTVKLTVFLKSISDIEAVDEVYKTFFKSNLPTRTTVAVEALPLDGALIQIDTLISNGEGTTPQKALDLVKVTRNTENAPKSIHAHNVAFSHYSNISAQLPIDPQSGKIVAGGVKEQTEQCLENIKAILESIGHVMNDVVKTTVFLKDISDAEVVNEVLAKFFPSYVPARTIVSACALPLGALIQIDTAVSHGDGTPPQLPEDARFLVIEANNTENAPKVPYSHTVAYSHYNHIAGQLPLVPENNQIVGSGIKEQAAQCLNNIKAIVESIDHKMDDIVKVNIQLRNVADITDVNEIYTSFFSGDLPARTVIGVSAIPVDALVQIDAVVSNSEGTPA